The following are encoded together in the Jaculus jaculus isolate mJacJac1 chromosome 3, mJacJac1.mat.Y.cur, whole genome shotgun sequence genome:
- the Tagln gene encoding transgelin, producing the protein MANKGPSYGMSREVQSKIEKKYDEELEERLVEWIIVQCGPDVGRPDRGRLGFQVWLKNGVILSKLVNSLYPEGSKPVKVPENPPSMVFKQMEQVAQFLKAAEDYGVTKTDMFQTVDLFEGKDLAAVQRTLMALGSLAVTKNDGHYRGDPNWFMKKAQEHKREFTESQLQEGKHVIGLQMGSNRGASQAGMTGYGRPRQIIS; encoded by the exons ATGGCCAACAAGGGTCCTTCCTACGGCATGAGCCGTGAAGTGCAGTCCAAAATTGAGAAGAAGTATGATGAGGAGCTGGAGGAACGGCTAGTGGAGTGGATCATAGTGCAGTGTGGCCCAGACGTTGGTCGCCCAGACCGTGGGCGCCTGGGTTTCCAGGTGTGGCTCAAGAATGGTGTG ATTTTGAGCAAGCTGGTGAACAGCCTGTATCCTGAGGGCTCCAAGCCAGTGAAGGTGCCCGAGAACCCGCCCTCCATGGTCTTCAAGCAGATGGAGCAGGTGGCTCAATTCCTGAAGGCGGCTGAGGACTATGGGGTCACCAAGACTGACATGTTCCAGACCGTTGACCTCTTTGAAG GCAAAGATCTGGCAGCAGTACAGAGGACTCTGATGGCTTTGGGCAGTTTGGCTGTGACCAAGAATGACGGGCACTACCGTGGAGATCCGAACTGGTTTATGAA gAAAGCCCAGGAACATAAGAGGGAATTCACAGAGAGCCAACTGCAGGAGGGGAAGCATGTCATCGGCCTTCAGATGGGCAGCAACAGAGGGGCCTCACAGGCTGGCATGACAGGCTACGGACGGCCTCGGCAGATCATCAGTTAG